The Muntiacus reevesi chromosome 10, mMunRee1.1, whole genome shotgun sequence genome has a segment encoding these proteins:
- the FAM240B gene encoding protein FAM240B: MNNQYIRREVFCCETCHELKSFWEKEISKQTCYRELEENRQGRSALRKLREEWKQRLEKRLRMLDNPDGKEKQANTVG, translated from the exons aTGAACAATCAATACATTCGTCGAGAAGTCTTCTGCTGTGAAACCTGTCATGAGCTCAAAAgcttctgggagaaggaaattAGCAAACAGACCTGTTACCGGGAACTGGAGGAAAATCGTCAGGGAAGGAGTGCCCTGAGAAA GCTCAGAGAAGAatggaagcagagactggagAAGAGGCTGAGGATGTTGGACAATCCTGATGGGAAGGAAAAGCAGGCAAACACTGTGGGCTGA